cttctctgtccatgggattctccaggcaagagtactggagtggattgccatttccttctccaggggatcttcccgacccaggaatagaccGGGGTCTCCCgctttggaggcagacgctttaacctctgagccaccaggggagcccgaTCAAACATGAACCATATCTAAAATGTACCACATatttggccaaaaaataaaatgtaaccgAAAAGACACAATGTCTAGTGATCCAATCAGAGAACAGGTCTAGGGTACCCTTTTGTAAAATTGGGCAGTTTCGGAGGGGGCTTATCCTGGAGCAAAGTCACCTGATTGCGTTGCTCAAAGTGGTTTTGTCAACGTTAATCTTGCCTAGTTACCCAAGAAACGAGTTACTGCCGAATAATTTTTTATGTGAATGTTCATGATGTAAATTACAAGACATCCAGTTCTTGCGGTGGGGCTAGCTTTGGTAGCTGTCTCGTGGTAGTTCCACGAGAGGGAGCAACTATCTCGAAAATCAAATGTCTGCACTATCTGGCTCAAAAGCTAAGGGACTGACTGTGGAAAGACTTCTTGATTTACAGTgccggctcagaggttaaagcgtctggctacaatgtgggagacccaggttcgatccctgggtcaggaagatccctggagaaggaaatggtaacccactccagtatttttgcctggagaataccatagacggaggagcctggcgggctacagtccacagagtccgacacgactgagcaacttcacttcacttcaaaaacTAATTTGAATAACTTAATCTTCTTAAATCTTGTAATTCATTCCCAAGTAGCAAGTGGGTAAATCGAGGCTCTCTCTGGCCTTCCATTCCTTGCTCTTCACATTGGGTACGTCTTGGCTTTAATCGCCCGAGAGCGTGAGTATACTTCAGTGAGCCCCTGACCTGCTGTATGCGGCCCAGTTTCCCCTGGCTATCCTCTATCCCTTTGcctcacttcctctctctctctttgtcccGCCCCTGGGTTTGGGTAACGCAGACCTGTGATTGGTTGCTAGGAGCCCCGAGGCGGCGGAAGGATCGCGGTGGCCATGGTGACGGGAGGCGGGGCGTGGTAACTGACGCCGGACCCAGCGGCGGTAGAGGCGAGTTTAGCTAGGCCTGGGAGGGCTGGGAGGCCCGGCTGGCGTGTGGCCGCAGCCGGGGACCCTGAGGCCGGGACGTCGCGCGCAGGCGCTACCCGGCTGGGCCGTGAGCCGGCCGTGGGCTCGGCGGCGAGGCCTCCCGGATGCCGGTTGGAGCTCTGCGGTGCAAAGCAGGGGCTGCGCCCGGGCCGCAGGCAAGGGTAGAAAGCCAACGGGTTCGCTCCCTGACGCGCGGTGGATGCGGCGGCGGCGATGGACACCCTAGAGGAAGAGAGCTTCGCGCTGTCCTTGTGAGTCACGCCGCCCGAGCCCAGGAGGCTGAAGGCCGGGGCTGCTGGCGCTTGGCCTAGGCCTCCGCCCTGCGAAACCAGTGCCCTCAGTGGGGGTGGGAAACAAACAAGACtccccccctaccccaccccacccaagttCCCGCGGTGGACTCTGCCTCTGCGGCGACCGCGGGGTTTCAGGCGCGGAGGACAGGAGCGCAGCGTGGTGTCGTGCGATGATACACGCCTCTGTCACAATCCCCCGGTCTCCAGTCCTTAGTTGTCAGCAAAACCTGGTGGGTTTGAGCGGCCGAGGCTCGACCGCGGGTCAGAAGACCCTCCACCGCCAccacaccaccaccccccccccccacccccagggactcTAATTTGCCCCTCCCTACCCCGGCCTGTGTGTTGACCGCACCAGGTTTACGCCCGCCCACGAGTAGATTGGTGTGGGGTGATAGTGAAGATGCGGTGAGTAGAACCCACAGGAAATAAATGTGAGGAGCCTTAAGAGGTCTGATGTGAGCCTTGACACCTTTTATTTGTCCCTCTGTGACTCCTTGTGTCCCATCAGTTTTGTGAAAGTAGATCCACTACATTAAACTTTGATGTCACGGGTGTGTAAAGTGTGTTTTCTAGAATTCATTTGAAAAGGGCCATAGTACATTTGCGGGGAGGGGGCCAGGAATTAAGCTGAAACAGTACCTAATCCAGGTCTGTTTTTCAGCTCTTCCGCCTCTGATGCAGAATTTGATGCTGTGGTTGGATATTTAGAGGACATTATCATGGGTAAGCTTCCCTACTCCGGCTCTTTAGTTTTTAGACTCTTGCTTTTAACAACATTGAAATCCACTTgtagagttaatttttaaaaagagaaaacatcatGCTGCATATAATGTTTAATGTGGCACACTGAAATACGAAGTAAGCCGTCCTGTGGTTTGCCTTAAAGTCATATAGCCCCTACTCCTGAAGATAATTGATTACCATAGATTCAGTCCCCAGAAGGGACTCATTCAGGTAACACGGCACCTTGGAGTTATGGGGCTCATGGCAAAACTTCAGCAAATATTAACTACTTTATTTCAGAGAGTAAGAGCGGTTTTTAGTCTTGAGTCTTAATATTTTTGTGACGCAGAGCAGTGTAATAGCATAACCATAGCACACGTGTCCATGAGGAACAAGGTGTCATGCTTCAGCTGGTTCCGTATTTTCCTAGGTCCTGAGTTCCTATTTGTGgattcatttgggcttccctggtggctcagctggtaaagaatctgcctgcaatgcgggagacctgggttcgatccctggattgggaagatcccctggagaagggaaaggctacccactccagtattgtgccgtggagaattccatggactatatagtccatgagctCTCAAAgtatcggacacaactgagcaactttcactttggcaTCCATAGGTCCTGCTAAGTAATAAGTGGTAACAGGCATCTCTCATTTAAGACCAATGTGTGGgaaagaaaaacttgaaaaaatctCTCGTATGGGTGACTTTAAGTTTGCTGAGAATAAGGAAAAGAACACTGTTGTTTAGTGTTATTAGCTGTATTTCTTAGTCTTGTTTAGTGAAAATCACTTGACCCAGTTTTGTACCTTTGGGTCCTATAAAGGTTCATGACCTTAACTCCTAAATACAGATGAAGATACAACATTAAGGTCCTATGTCAATCAGAAGATTCCTGGGGAATGCTGAGGAATACCTGGAGTTCTTTTGGCCTCTACAAGAACCTTGTGTGCAGTGAGGGAAATGAGCTTTCTGTAATCCCAGGGCATTTATTCCTACGTCTAGGCCATTTGTGAAGCATTCCTTTAGTTTCTGGAAAAGATATTCTATTTGGTTGTTGAAATTCCCTAAACCCTAATAAGTGTTTGCTATGAATCAGTCGCTATACGTGAATCCTCATCTAAATGCCACCTAGCAATCTTTTATGATAGGTACTTTGAAGTTGAAGAAACTGGGACTCAGAGAAATTAACCTGCCCAAGGTTACCCAGTGTTAGTGGTTGAGGTGGGATTTAAACTCCGGTAGTCTAgcctctcagagaaggcaatggcaccccactccagcactcttgcctggaaaatcctatgaatgaaggagcctggtaggctgcagtccatggggtcgctaagagtcagatatgactgagcgacttccctttcacttttcactttcatgcattggagaaggaaatggcaacccactccagtgttcttgcctggagaatcccagagacgggggagcctggtgggctgccgtctatggggtcgcacagagtcggacacgactgaagtgacttagcagtagcagcagcagtctagcCTCTATCAGAGCCCAGCCATCTAATCACTACACTGTTTCTACCACTGCAGCTGAATTTAAGAGAACCGTTTGTGGAGTTCCCAAGCCACCCCACCCTGAATGGCTGTGTTTAAACTGGGTAGAGGGTGGTGGCGGTGGTTTCACACAGTGTGAAGCCTCTTAATGCCATCGAACTTTACCCTTAACACCGTTAGCTTTCCCTCTCCTAAAGGCTGGCCATTTAGAAAGCAGTTCTGCTGCCATTTAATTCCCACGTGTTAAAAAGAATATGTTTCCTCTTGCGATTCAGATGATGAGTTCCAGTTATTACAGAGGAATTTCATGGACAAGTACTACCAGGAATTTGAAGACACGGAAGAGAATAAGCTCACCTACACGcctatttttaatgaatatgtaAGTGGGTTCCTATTTCTCTTACTGGAGATTAGGATTTCTTTGAAATATGAATTTAGGATTTCTTTAAAAGATGAATTTAGGATCAAATAATGTTGAAATCTGCTCAGCTTTTAGAATCTGCCACCAGCACCCTGCTAGGAAGTCTAATTAGAATTGGGTTTAGTCTTCATCACCTATTATTTTCCTTTGCATAGTTCTTGGGGCTGTTTTCCAAATAGTTAATGATCTCATCTGTTTTAAAAACATGGTTGACTTTATCATAATCCTGCTTTCAGTTACAGTATATGGGCTCCCCATACCTTGCACTTACATACTTTTGACCTTTCAGCTTTCACACACTATTTTTTCTTACTGCATAATTCAATCAAGTATGCATGACTGTTAGATAAAAGTGAAAACCAAGACTCAGATCACTAACTAGTTGGTGGCAAAACCAAACTAGAACCCAGGAACCTTGGCTCTGGACCCTTGGGTCTTTGCATATGCCAAGGCCCTGTGCAGCCTCCTGTTAGGCTCTCATCTGTCTGAGAAGTTTGAGCCTCCAGGACTTAATTccttgaatgcaaaagtatggCAGAGTTGGTGAAAGTTTCTTAAGCCAAGCCTCCACTTTTAACAGATCTCTGATTGCCTTTCACTGTATgctttttcatctgtttctttccGCAGATTCTATCTACCCAGGCAGAAAAGCCCCCACTTACTTCACTCTTCATTTGGTGCCGTGGGGGGTGGGAGCCCTTCTGCTTTCTAACCCTACCCACCTGGGAGCATTCCTCTTGTTGCAGTGTAATTACCTGCGTATACCTCTCCCCTGGAGGGCggagggcaggggtgggatgAGCTCACTGAAGAGAGGAGCTGGGTTTGGGTTCTCTCTGGTGCCCCCAGCGCTCAGCAGGGAGCCAGGCACACAGAAATGTTTGCAAAGGGCTGGAGAACAGGCTATCTGAAAAGAAGTTTTACTGTTACAGATTTCTTTGGTAGAAAAGTATATTGAAGAACAGCTGTTGGAGCGGATTCCTGGATTTAACATGGCGGCTTTTACTACAACTTTACAGTGAGTTGAACTTGACTTTTTTTAACCTCTTGGTACCTTGCTCCTCCTCAACTCTGAAAATTCATAGACcctcttcccttttttcccccctagtgCTTGAACATCAAGCTTCAGAGCACTTGGTGGTTAGGTCCTGGGTGGGAGGCCCTCCATACCTTTGAAGGAAATCTCAAGGAGATGGTCTGTGTCGTCAATTGTTCATGAAGCAACCACCCTTTTTCTTCGCAGGCACCATAAAGATGAAGTGGCTGGTGACATTTTTGACATGCTGCTCACATTTACGGATTTTCTggcttttaaagaaatgtttctggACTACCGAGCAGTAAGTCCTTCTTGTCTGGTATGCCATAGTGAACtgcttagaaaattccaagtGGACCTGTCAGGCACAAACCGCCCTCTGTGCTCCCTGCTGTAACACTGGCCGGTGTCAGCCGGACAGCGAGCAGCATGCCAGCCAAGCAGCTGCtctggctggggcctggggcgCTTATGAAGAATTACACTCTCACAGTTTTGGTGAAACCAAAGGTCCCAGGCACCTTACAGGGTCcctgtataatcaaaaggacaAAGCCAAAAAACAAGTCTTGATTGCCTTGCCTTTCTTGTAACACAGGATTTTAATGggagaaggaaatatttttcattgaagagaggtgttttttgtttgttttggccttgCTGCTTGGCACAAGGttctcccacccagggatcaaactcatgctaCCTGcagtggggtcttaaccactggacctccagggtcCAGTGTACCCTGAGACGTACATTTTTTGAGTGACCAGTGCTGAACAAAAGTGCAAAATCACATCCTCCCTCTTCCTGTgtgctccctggtggcccagcctcCCACCCTAAACATCTCCCTCCCCAGTCAGAGCTAGAAAGGACTTTCTTCTGTCCCTTGCCTCTTAAAGCTGTGGTATTCTCTTGTAGGAAAAAGAAGGCCGGGGACTGGACTTGAGCAGTGGTTTAGTGGTGACTTCACTGTGCAAATCATCTTCTGTGCCAGCCTCCCAGAACAATCTGCGGCCCTAGGTCCCACCTTCAGGCTCTGGACTCTTCCTGGACATCACCTGCTCAATAGACCGGGAGAGGCTTTGGCTAATGATGTCAGAAGAATACATCTTGGAAAGACTGACTGTTCTGCAACTCTTCATTGATGTTAAGTATTGATGGGTCAGAAGATAATTACCTGACCTTCCTGGGACAAGACATTCTTGTTTTTGGTAACCCTAGTACTCCTCCCTGAGTAGACCCCTCTCTCAGGCTTTGGAGTCTGGCTCCTGCAGCAAACCCAAGTCCAGCATTCTACCTGGGATGCCCATCCCCAGCATTCATGTCAGGGTGTCCGTGTTGGGAAAATTCACCATCAGCTCTCTTGGCCCAGCAGGCCTTACATGTCCCAGGAGGCTTTTCGTGCATTCACAGCTCTTTATATGGATCACAGTTTGAGTCCTACAGCCTCAGTGGGGGTTTTGACTGGGAGGATTTATCTAGGGGTTAACTGCAGCTAGCTGCCCATCTCAGGATTTCTGAAAATCCTACCATCACAGCTAGAAGGAATCAACTTACAGAGATTTCCTTTACCTAAAAGCTACATGGGAAGATCAGTTCCTAGTCTTACGTGGGCAGTCTTTGCATCACCGTCTTCTACAGGTCCAGATGTAGTCCCATTGTTTCCATAACCCGCGTATACgtgtttttgaaaaaatatttttatagatgaatACTCAGGCTAACCTAGTGGATACAATCTTGGAACTTCCATGATTACCCACTTCAAGATCAAAGTATTATATGCTGTGTGCTTTTTAGCTGTTAGTGCTATGAAAGCTAAAATGCTTTCTACCTTGGTGGTCCATTTTACTGGATGCCAGTGAATGTATGCTGGAAGTAGTCTAAAATATATCCTTTTCTTAGAGCATGTTCGTGTTTGTGCAGGTTTGCTTAAGACCCTTTCTGTGTAAATCAGCTCCTTAGGTTTGGGGTAGGGGCTCTGCACTTCCTTCTTGGCTGTCAAAATAATCCTACCAAGATAGTGTTCCATGGTCTAGCTTAGCACGAGTAGGAGATAGCAAACAGCTTTACTGGTCATACTGCTTAGATTCAGTACATTGTCTTCTTACAGTATTGGAGAGCACATTACTGGCCGGCCGGAAAACATGAGTGAAAGAAGAAATGTAGTGGTTCAATACCCCATGTGtacttagttttttgtttttatttttaaagtaaaaataggaATCTCTACTAACTTTTCAGTTGACTCTTTTCGTTTTAAAGGATGAGCTACAGGCTGTGTGTTTTTTTGTACCGACATGGCACTTATTAAATACTTTTGTACCATGAGTAGGATTTGAGGTGTTTTGCGtaaaccatctttctaaatgagCCAATCCCTTGTGTACTACTGCTGCTGCCATCAGGTTATCAGAGCTTTGGTCTTTCAAGCCAAAGGCTTCCTTAAACACTGACTGTCCTGGCCTTGCTTACCCCTTCTTGCTCTTTTTATAAATGGGACTGCCCGTCACAGGCTGGGTATGTTGGAAGCACTCGAGGAAGACCCCACTGATCAGTCTGGGTGAGAAAAAGCAAGTGGACAAATGCAAAGATGAAATTATGAAACGTGAACAAGAAAggcagatgggtttttttttcatccttttccaCTCAGGAAAAAAGCAGGCAAGCCTGCTGTAGCTTCCCATTAGGAAATAggctttctgattaaaaaaaaaaacaacttactaGAACTCTCTGTCCACTCAGGAACTTATATCATCATATGCCACCTTTAGAGGGGCTTAGGTGtctcttctcttccaaggagacGGTtgttctgtggaagaaaagctatgactaacctagacagcgttATTAAAAAgctagagacattattttgctgacagaggtccatatactcaaagctatggttctgctagtagtcatgtatggatgtgagtgctggaccataaagaaggctgagcaccaaagaatcgatgcttttgatctatggtgttagaggagactctttagagtcctttggacagcaaggagatcaaaccagtcaatcctgaaggaaatcaaccctgaatattcattgaaaagactgatgctgaagctccaatactttagccacctgatgcgaagagactcattggaaaagaccctggggctgggaaagattgagggcaggaggagaaggggacaacaaaggatgagatggttggatggcatcactgattcagtgggcatgagtgtgagcaaactctgggacatagtgaaggacagggaagcctggcatgctgcagtctgtggggtcacagatttggacacagctgagcaactgcaACAGGAATGGCCAGCGTGAGAAAGTGCAGTGTTTGGCCCCAGCTTCGGGGGACACTTGCCTCTTCCTATAGCTTAGGCCTCAGCCCTGGGCAGCACTGTTCACCCACACAGCAGGCGCTGAGGACTTGGGGGGCATCAGCCTGAACCACAAGGTAATTGTTTGACAAAGCATGTTAACATCTCTGCCCAAAGAAGCTGTTTCAGGATGTCAGAAGCCTAGCTGaggattttgttttctcttaagcCTCAAAAGAAAATAAGTTGGTCCTCCTTAAAAATGCTCTTCTTATGGCTTGATCCTGCAATGACTATAATTTATTATTCAAACTCTGAGGCACTGGAGAGTAAAAAGGGATGCAGTTAATTGTCATCCCAGGACAACAGGCCCAAACTAGGCCTATACTGGGCCAGCTGGGACATGGGCATCTGACTTAACCTACCCTCTCCTTTGCCCCTCTCCCCCAGAGAGGAGCTCATCCACAACTGTTTGACTCTAATTACACTTTCATTGTTCCCAATTTTTTAAGGTGGGACCAAGGGGTGCCCAGAAATGCCTGTGGCTTGTTATTCAGAGCATGTTGTGCTGTAGTAGGAAAATAAGCTCAGGGGGACCCACCTCTCTCTGCTGCTCCCCCTTCTTTCTGCTGTCAGCTCCACACACTAAGCACCTGGATTATCTGATCTCTGAACTTCACAAGCTATCAAGGTAGGCCTATCAACCAATTGTTTGAATCCTCGGATGTAAAACCCACAAATACAGAAGGCCAACTGTACTGACTTAGACTGCGGCTTCCTGGTGTTTATAAGCATCTCTAACTATGATTCCCCAACATATTTTCCAAATAAGTTCTTCGgtctttatttttgtaaaaaacaaaaacaaagttacCACCATGCACAAGGCAACTCACCAGCAAGGCCTTACTTTCCCTCCCATCCCAGGTGCCTAATTAACAGCGTCAGGGAGGCAGTCAGCATTGATGTTAGTTTCCCCAAAGGGAAAATGACAAAACAAGGGCTTGGGAAAGGGAGGGAAGCCTGGATTAGGTTTTCATCATTGAGAGTCTCTTAAAACTGATTTGTTTTAAATAACTGGTACGTTCGAAAGGCAGGAAAGGAAAACCATGCTGTCAGAATCATAACCCTTTCTACATGTTTCCCTACAAGTGACATATTGGCTTGGGGGAGGGTCAAACTAGAGTTAATGTTTTCAGGAATCAGAATGGTTTCATGAGTTTGCTCAGCTTTCCCAGAACAAAAACAAGGATAAATACTTGCTGCTTGTTAGGCTTATTCTATGGGGCTGCGGCACTGTTAGTGTATTTAGTGCTGGCGAGAAGGCTAGGTCTCAGCTTTGAACACGAAGTCCTaaggacaaagcaagagagtcccataTCCCCCATCACCTTCTGAATATGGAGGGCGGAGAGGACTGTCTTGGCTGTTGGCCTCTCTCCAGGCCACATGCCTGCCAGAGGAAGGGTCCTGATTCCTTGGGAGTGTCGGGTAAGCCCGAGGAGCCTGATGAGCAGAGATGAGCATGCGTAGTCCCTTCCAGGCTGACTCTGTACGGGGCGCAGACTTCAGGCTTCCGGAGCCACCCGCACTGGGAGCAGGCTGTAGCCTTCAGCCCCACAGTGGCCCATGGCACAGGTGGTTTAGGCATAGCCACCAGCCATCTGACTGGTGGCTGCATTGCTGCCTGCTCCTCGCCAGGCCTGGAAGCTGAGGAAAGCACTCACTCCATAGGCAATCATCACTAAACACGAaaagaactgaaagagaagaCACAGAGGTGAGTCTGTCTGAAGCATGGCACGTGGGGCtgggggccacagcagtgaaacacagagggcaggcacagacagggaagccagaGCCCCTCAATTAACCTAATGAGCCACACCAACTCCTGGTACCCGTACAGTCACTTAATGACTGAGGCTGATGGGTACCAGGTTCTGGGTGCTAACTTTGCATTAACCCAGGCAAGCTGTGTCAGACTGAGAGGGAAGACTGGACAATAT
The genomic region above belongs to Budorcas taxicolor isolate Tak-1 chromosome 18, Takin1.1, whole genome shotgun sequence and contains:
- the ARL2BP gene encoding ADP-ribosylation factor-like protein 2-binding protein, translated to MDTLEEESFALSFSSASDAEFDAVVGYLEDIIMDDEFQLLQRNFMDKYYQEFEDTEENKLTYTPIFNEYISLVEKYIEEQLLERIPGFNMAAFTTTLQHHKDEVAGDIFDMLLTFTDFLAFKEMFLDYRAEKEGRGLDLSSGLVVTSLCKSSSVPASQNNLRP